Proteins encoded within one genomic window of Triticum aestivum cultivar Chinese Spring chromosome 2D, IWGSC CS RefSeq v2.1, whole genome shotgun sequence:
- the LOC123050690 gene encoding E3 ubiquitin-protein ligase PUB23-like, producing MEEVEVPSYFVCPITLDVMRDPVTLPTGITYDRHAIHRWLRLAASCPLTKLPVAPDCEPTPNHTLCRLIRSWCALHRPDDAVDHTMKPAPADRARLAALVSRLADAKNKRPSRVALAALRELRDVVAEGECGRELVAAVPGSADALLDVFVSSATSAPENAAAALDVISSLRLPERCLARAVDRDGTALVGALVSTLQGHSGSDADAASRARAAVLLADVTACMAPSRAASLPEKVFVETARLLRGDDGMGASTSMATKAALRVLAGATAHGRNRVKAAEAGAVAVLVDMLLLVNGERRRAWCELALCALNRLCGCAEGRAALVAHGAGVAAVGAWVAGASMAASAKAVRVLRSIARHTATVAVVQEMAATGAVGKLCLVAASAPEEERQWCDERTRERARQTLRLHARAWRSSPCLHPTLQALYPF from the coding sequence atggaggaggtggaggttccGTCCTACTTCGTGTGCCCTATCACGCTGGACGTCATGCGCGACCCCGTCACGCTCCCCACCGGCATCACCTACGACCGCCACGCCATCCACCGCTGgctccgcctcgccgcctcctGCCCGCTCACCAAGCTGCCCGTCGCGCCGGACTGCGAGCCCACGCCCAACCACACGCTCTGCCGCCTCATCCGCTCCTGGTGCGCCCTCCaccgccccgacgacgccgtcgACCATACGATGAAGCCGGCCCCTGCCGACCGCGCCCGCCTGGCCGCGCTGGTGTCGCGGCTCGCCGACGCGAAGAACAAGAGACCGTCGCGAGTGGCCCTCGCTGCGCTCCGCGAGCTTAGGGACGTCGTGGCGGAGGGCGAGTGCGGTAGGGAACTCGTCGCCGCCGTACCCGGCTCTGCGGATGCCCTGCTCGACGTCTTCGTCTCGTCTGCGACGTCAGCGCCAGAGAACGCCGCCGCGGCACTCGACGTCATCTCCTCGCTCCGGCTCCCGGAGCGGTGCCTGGCGCGCGCCGTCGACAGGGATGGCACGGCGCTGGTCGGCGCGCTCGTCTCTACCCTGCAGGGACACTCCGGCTCCGACGCCGACGCGGCGTCCCGGGCACGCGCGGCCGTGCTCCTGGCGGACGTGACGGCGTGCATGGCGCCCAGCAGAGCGGCGTCGCTCCCGGAGAAGGTGTTCGTCGAGACTGCGCGGCTGCTCCGCGGCGACGACGGCATGGGCGCCTCGACCTCGATGGCGACCAAGGCAGCGCTGCGGGTGCTTGCAGGCGCGACCGCCCACGGGCGGAACCGAGTGAAGGCCGCGGAGGCCGGCGCGGTGGCTGTGCTCGTGGACATGCTGCTGCTCGTGAACGGCGAGAGGCGGCGAGCGTGGTGCGAGCTGGCGCTGTGCGCGCTGAACCGGCTGTGCGGGTGCGCGGAGGGCCGCGCAGCGCTGGTGGCGCACGGAGCCGGCGTGGCAGCCGTGGGGGCGTGGGTGGCCGGGGCGTCGATGGCGGCTAGCGCGAAGGCGGTGCGAGTGCTCCGATCAATCGCCCGGCACACGGCGACGGTGGCGGTGGTGCAGGAgatggcggcgacgggcgcggtgGGGAAGCTGTGCCTGGTGGCGGCGTCGGCGCCGGAGGAGGAGCGGCAGTGGTGCGACGAGAGGACGAGGGAGCGGGCACGGCAGACGCTCCGGCTGCACGCCAGGGCGTGGCGGAGCTCGCCGTGCTTGCATCCTACCCTCCAGGCCCTCTACCCTTTCTAA